The following are from one region of the Poecilia reticulata strain Guanapo linkage group LG7, Guppy_female_1.0+MT, whole genome shotgun sequence genome:
- the LOC103468082 gene encoding polymeric immunoglobulin receptor, whose amino-acid sequence MMAGRMWFCFFVLSLQVGSSGSFKEINHYYWLPGENLSMTCYLSPGPWRIFCRENCQGENVLINTTSNKETSGRISIEYSERVHDKSYNLTVKVSNXTHSDSGLYRCGLTDSPSTFIKFKAVVAEALLDGGKDHHLYKEAGSSLTVACSFGSSGKTLYFCRGECEEEENILVYTNGVRAQGGRYSIGHRRHKSSDVFYVTIKNLTQSDSGRYRCLSSLNSGKKPYLDFNVFVSDALLDGGKDHHLYKEDGSSLTVACSFGSSGKTLYFCRGECEEEENILVFTDGVRAQSGRYSIGHDRNKSSNVFYVTIKNLTQSDSGRYRCLSSLSYSTNSHVDFNITVSDVSSETTDPSPLDQNCRATSTALPLIVIVVTLAVVVVLLSAALIVSYRKRSLRGLEMRGSGSQLMETVAYKQSPSGDLIYENFESSSNNQKEN is encoded by the exons ATGATGGCCGGTCGCATGTGGTTCTGCTTCTTCGTCCTCT ctCTGCAGGTTGGGAGCAGTGGTTCTTTCAAGGAAATTAACCATTACTATTGGCTACCTGGAGAAAACCTCTCCATGACATGCTATCTCTCACCTGGACCATGGCGGattttctgcagagaaaactgCCAAGGAGAAAACGTTCTTATTAACACAACATCCAATAAAGAAACAAGTGGAAGAATCAGCATTGAATATTCTGAAAGAGTTCATGACAAGTCTTATAATTTAACTGTGAAAGTCTCTAATSTGACCCATTCTGACTCTGGACTGTACAGATGTGGTCTGACTGACTCTCCTTCTACATTCATAAAATTCAAAGCTGTTGTTGCAGAAG CTCTGCTGGATGGAGGCAAAGATCATCACCTCTATAAAGAAGCTGGCAGCTCACTGACAGTCGCCTGTTCCTTTGGTTCCTCtggaaaaacattatatttctgcagaggagaatgtgaagaagaagaaaacattcttGTTTACACCAATGGAGTCAGAGCTCAGGGCGGCAGATACAGCATTGGTCATAGAAGACACAaatcttcagatgttttttatgtgacCATTAAGAATCTGACCCAATCTGACTCCGGACGATACAGATGCCTTTCAAGTTTAAACTCTGGGAAAAAACCTTACCTGGATTTTAACGTCTTTGTCTCAGATG CTCTGCTGGATGGAGGCAAAGATCATCACCTCTATAAAGAAGATGGCAGCTCACTGACAGTCGCCTGTTCCTTCGGTTCCTCtggaaaaacattatatttctgcagaggagaatgtgaagaagaagaaaacattcttGTTTTCACCGATGGAGTCAGAGCTCAGAGCGGCAGATACAGCATTGGACATGACAGAAACAaatcttcaaatgttttttatgtgaccATTAAGAATCTGACCCAGTCTGACTCTGGACGATACAGATGCCTTTCAAGTTTAAGCTACTCGACAAATTCACATGTGGATTTTAATATCACCGTTTCAGATG TCTCCTCTGAAACCACTGATCCGTCACCTCTGGACCAGAATTGCAGAGCAACATCTACAG ctcttcctctgATTGTGATTGTTGTGACTCTGGCCGTCGTCGTCGTCCTGCTGTCAGCTGCTCTGATTGTTTCCTACAGGAAGAGATCTCTGAGAG GTTTGGAGATGAGAGGCTCTGGCAGCCAACTAATGGAG ACTGTCGCCTATAAGCAGAGCCCCTCTGGAGACTTGATTTATGAGAACTTTGAATCTTCCAGCAACAACCAGAAGGAGAACTGA
- the LOC103468086 gene encoding zinc finger protein OZF-like, translated as MWGPQVQQGRDAAEDGHRDMDAAFSLLVQPHRSDVQERLLVKEEANEEPSPGGDQQDAERLHVKEEEEEIWSSPEDEELSVKEESDPTRFPLTVVLMKSEDEEDKPLFSQLHQPGDGDLPTSSSAGQMKADEEDGGGAESSRNPDLHAAGDTSSSSETEVSEDEEEDDVNRPGSHLNPPPDSSSETEDSENDWKETRAAESGGNAANKSLSCSKCSQQFNKRHTTCPSKARPTGCLVGKKSVREKKTVESLRNIQTGVKCFTCDDCGKSFNWKNNINVHMRIHSGEKPFGCDICGRRFSQKSHLNIHTRIHTGEKPFSCDVCEQRFSDKSHLNKHMRIHTGEKPLGCDICGQRFSDKTSLNRHMRIHTGDKPFGCDSCGQRFSDKSTLKKHIRIHTGEKPFGCYTCGKKFSLKGSLKTHMRIHTGEKPFGCDVCGQRFRQLSNLNAHSRIHTGEKPFGCAVCGETFTQTSHFNRHMRIHTGGE; from the exons ATGTGGGGACCGCAGGTCCAACAGGGACGGGATGCTGCAGAAGACGGGCACAGAGACATGGACGCCGCTTTCAGCCTCTTGGTCCAGCCGCACAGATCag ATGTTCAGGAGAGGCTGCTGGTTAAAGAAGAAGCTAATGAAGAGCCGAGTCCTGGTGGAGACCAGCAGGACGCAGAGCGTCTTCACGtcaaggaggaagaggaggaaatcTGGAGCAGCCCAGAGGATGAAGAGCTCAGTGTGAAGGAGGAGTCCGATCCCACCAGGTTTCCACTGACTGTGGTTCTTATGAAGAGTGAGGATGAAGAAGATAAACCTCTGTTCTCACAGCTTCATCAGCCAGGAGACGGAGATCTTCCAACCAGCAGCTCAGCTGGCCAGATGAAAGCAGATGAAGAGGACGGTGGAGGAGCAGAGTCCAGCAGGAACCCAGACCTGCACGCTGCTGGAGACACTTCCAGCTCTTCAGAGACGGAGGTCagtgaggatgaagaggaggatgatgtGAACCGTCCTGGTTCTCATCTGAATCCCCCACCAGACTCCAGCTCTGAAACCGAGGATAGTGAGAACGACTGGAAAGAAACTAGAGCTGCAGAGTCAGGAGGAAACGCCGCCAACAAGTCGCTGAGCTGCTCCAAGTGCAGTCAACAGTTCAACAAGAGACACACAACCTGTCCTTCAAAAGCAAGACCTACAGGCTGTTTGGTTGGCAAGAAAAGTGTTAGAGAGAAGAAAACTGTTGAGTCGCTGAGGAACATCCAGACAGGGGTTAAATGTTTTACCTGTGACGACTGTGGTAAAAGTTTTaactggaaaaacaacataaacgTTCACATGAGAATCCACTCTGGAGAGAAACCGTTTGGTTGTGACATCTGTGGCAGAAGATTCAGCCAAAAGTCCCATTTAAACATTCACACCAGGatccacacaggagagaaaccgttCAGTTGTGATGTTTGTGAACAAAGATTCAGTGATAAGTCccatttaaacaaacacatgagGATTCACACGGGGGAAAAACCTTTAGGTTGTGACATTTGTGGACAACGCTTTAGTGACAAGACAAGTTTAAACAGACATATGAGAATCCACACAGGAGACAAACCGTTTGGTTGTGATTCCTGTGGACAAAGATTCAGTGATAAGTCGACCTTAAAGAAACACATCAGGatccacacaggagagaagccaTTTGGTTGTTACACCTGTGGGAAAAAATTCAGCCTAAAGGgaagtttaaaaacacacatgagaatccacactGGAGAAAAACCTTTTGGTTGTGATGTCTGTGGTCAGAGATTTCGCCAGTTGTCTAATTTAAATGCACACAGCAGGATCCACACTGGAGAGAAACCATTTGGCTGTGCTGTTTGTGGAGAAACATTTACCCAGACGTCCCATTTTAACCgacacatgagaattcacacaggagGGGAATAA